The sequence below is a genomic window from uncultured Stenotrophomonas sp..
GGTCATCACTGCTCCAGCCCAGCCGTGCGTTGCCGCTCTGCAATGGCCGCTCGGCCAAGCGCCTGTCGTCGGATTCGTCGCGCACGTCGTTGTAGCCGTAGTTGCCGCTCAGACGCAGGTTGGCCGGCAGCTCGACACCCGCTTCCAGCTCGGCGCCACGGATGCGCACGTCATCCACGTTTTCGTAGCGGTACAGCCGCCGCAGCGGCAGGGTGCAGCGCTCCAGGCAGACCGAGTCGATCAGGTCCTCCACCGTGTTGCGGTAGGCGGTGGCGCGCCACCAGTGGTGCTGCCCGGCATAACCGACCGACAGCTCCAGGTTGTCGCTCTTCTCCGGCTGCACGTCGGGGTTGCCGATGAAGCTGTGCGGGCCGTCGAAGCGGTAATCCGGCGAGATCTGCTTGAGCATCGGCGCCTTGAAGCCGCGCGAGTAGCCGCCCTTCACCGTCCAGCGCTCGGCCGGCTGCCAGACCGCATACACGCGTGGACTGACCTCGCTGCCGAACAGGTCGTGCTTGTCCACGCGCGCGCCGTAGACCAGGTCGAAGCTGTCGGCCAGCGCCCACTCGTCCTGCAGGAACAGCGCGTATTGCTTGACCGCTTCCTCGCCACTGGCGAAGGAGGGGTGCTCGAGGCGCTCCTCGCGCGCCTCGAAGCCGCTGGTGAGGCGGTGGCTGCGGCCCAGGGCGATGCCGTAGTGGCCATTGAGCGTGGCCTCACCGGCCTCCTGCTCGGGCGATGGCGCCACGCCCTCGGTGTTGCACTGGCGCTGGTGGATATCGGCGAGCTGCGCGGACAGGCGCAGGTGGCCGCCGCCGATCTCGCCGTCGTAACCCAGCCCGATCTGACTGCGGTCGAAATCGTAGGACTGGCGGTAGAACAGGCCGGCGCTGGTATTGGTGCCGTACCAGCGGTCCTCGTCGCTCTTCATCGCGATGAATGCCAGGCGATGGCCCTGCGCCGGCTGCCACTGCAGGCGTGCGCGCAGCGTGGCCTGCTCCTGGCCCTCGCGCTGGTCCAGCCGCGGCTGGTCCGGCTCCGGCACCGGCTGCTGCTTCTGCCACGCACCATCCACGCTCAGTGCGAACGCCTCGCCCAGCGGACCGGCCAAGTGCACCGCCGCCTGCCGGAAGCCGCCGCCATCGTCTTCCGGCAACGCGCCCGCCGACGCGCGCAGCGCGCCGCCCCACTGCTTGCCGGGGCCGCGGGTGATGATGTTGATGACCCCGCCCAGCGCGTCGGAACCGTACAACGAGGACAACGGCCCGCGCACGATCTCGACCCGCTCGATCGCCTCCAGCGGAATCCAGCCGAACTGCAGGTCGCTCAGCCCGAACACCTGGTCGGTGGCGGCGATGCGCTCGCCATCGACCAGCACCAGCGTGTGCCGGCTCTCCATGCCGCGAACGCTGACCACGCGGCGGCCAAGCGCGCCGACGGCACGGATGTTCAACCCCGGCGTATCGCGGATCGCGTCGAGCACATCGCGCGCCGGGCGCATGCGCAGCTCTTCGCCGCTGACCACGGTGACGCTGGCCGGGGCACGTTCGACGCTGCGCTCACTGGCGGTAGCGGTGACCACCACCGCATCGAGATCGGTGGGGTCGGTGGTGGCGGTATCGGCGGCGAAGGCGATGGCCGGCGCCAGCATCAGTGCCAGGCCGATGCCGGCGGACAG
It includes:
- a CDS encoding putative Colicin I receptor (Evidence 3 : Function proposed based on presence of conserved amino acid motif, structural feature or limited homology), encoding MNPRHPLRVPGGRARLSAGIGLALMLAPAIAFAADTATTDPTDLDAVVVTATASERSVERAPASVTVVSGEELRMRPARDVLDAIRDTPGLNIRAVGALGRRVVSVRGMESRHTLVLVDGERIAATDQVFGLSDLQFGWIPLEAIERVEIVRGPLSSLYGSDALGGVINIITRGPGKQWGGALRASAGALPEDDGGGFRQAAVHLAGPLGEAFALSVDGAWQKQQPVPEPDQPRLDQREGQEQATLRARLQWQPAQGHRLAFIAMKSDEDRWYGTNTSAGLFYRQSYDFDRSQIGLGYDGEIGGGHLRLSAQLADIHQRQCNTEGVAPSPEQEAGEATLNGHYGIALGRSHRLTSGFEAREERLEHPSFASGEEAVKQYALFLQDEWALADSFDLVYGARVDKHDLFGSEVSPRVYAVWQPAERWTVKGGYSRGFKAPMLKQISPDYRFDGPHSFIGNPDVQPEKSDNLELSVGYAGQHHWWRATAYRNTVEDLIDSVCLERCTLPLRRLYRYENVDDVRIRGAELEAGVELPANLRLSGNYGYNDVRDESDDRRLAERPLQSGNARLGWSSDDHGWQLELRYDYVGRQLTAASVPRQQPSYGLWGASVKRRLPGRVDLQLGVENLADHRVEEHGIYNYRERGRYLYAMLGIGF